ATGACAGAGGAACCAACCAATGATGCAGGCCAGGCCCTGTGGCAGGTCTGCGTTGAGCAACTGGGTCAGGAGCTGCCGGAGCAGCAATTCAACACCTGGATCAAGCCGCTGACGGCACTCGTTGCAGAAGATTTTTCCAAGGTCACCGTCTATGTGGCCAACCGCTTCAAGCTGGACTGGATCCGTGCCCAGTATGCAGGCCGCATCTCGGCCATGCTGGAGTCGCTCTACGGCCAGCCGGTCACCCTTGAGTTAGCACTTGCTCAGCGCGAAAGCGTTGTGCGCACTTATGTGCGCCCGCCATCTGCAACGCAGCAGACAGCGGCGCAGACGCTCAATGTCGCCGTGCCCACCGTCACCAGCGAAGAGGCCAGTGCGCCGGTTTTCCGCACCCGCCTGAACCCGGCTCTCACCTTCGAGACCCTGGTCGAAGGTACGGCCAACCGCATGGCGCGCTCGGCCGCCATGCATGTGGCAGGCTCGCCCGGTCATCTCTACAACCCCCTGTTCATCTACGGCGGTGTCGGCCTCGGTAAGACCCACCTGGTGCATGCTGTGGGTAACCAGCTGCTCAAGGACAAGCCCGACGCCAAAATTCTCTACATCCACGCCGAGCAGTTCGTGTCGGATGTGGTCAAGGCCTACCAGCGCCGCACCTTTGACGAGTTCAAGGAGCGCTACCACTCGCTCGATCTGCTGCTGATCGACGATGTGCAGTTCTTCGCCAACAAGGACCGCACGCAGGAAGAGTTCTTCAACGCCTTCGAGGCCCTGCTGGCCAAGAAGAGCCATATCGTGATGACGTCCGACACCTATCCCAAGGGTCTGGCCAATATTCACGAGCGTCTGGTCTCGCGCTTCGACTCGGGCCTGACGGCGGCCATCGAGCCGCCCGAGCTGGAAATGCGCGTGGCGATTCTGATCAACAAGGCCCGCGCCGAGAACGCCGACATGCCCGAGGAAGTCGCCTTCTTCGTGGCCAAGAACGTGCGCTCCAACGTGCGTGAGCTCGAAGGCGCGCTGCGCAAGATCCTGGCCTATTCGCGCTTCAACCAGAAGGAAGTGTCGATCCAGCTGGCGCGCGAGGCGCTGCGCGACCTGCTCAGCATTCAGAACCGCCAGATCTCTGTGGAAAACATCCAGAAGACGGTGGCTGACTACTACAAGATCAAGGTGGCCGACATGTACAGCAAGAAGCGCCCGGCCAGCATTGCGCGGCCGCGCCAGATTGCCATGTACCTGGCCA
This DNA window, taken from Comamonas testosteroni TK102, encodes the following:
- the dnaA gene encoding chromosomal replication initiator protein DnaA, producing MTEEPTNDAGQALWQVCVEQLGQELPEQQFNTWIKPLTALVAEDFSKVTVYVANRFKLDWIRAQYAGRISAMLESLYGQPVTLELALAQRESVVRTYVRPPSATQQTAAQTLNVAVPTVTSEEASAPVFRTRLNPALTFETLVEGTANRMARSAAMHVAGSPGHLYNPLFIYGGVGLGKTHLVHAVGNQLLKDKPDAKILYIHAEQFVSDVVKAYQRRTFDEFKERYHSLDLLLIDDVQFFANKDRTQEEFFNAFEALLAKKSHIVMTSDTYPKGLANIHERLVSRFDSGLTAAIEPPELEMRVAILINKARAENADMPEEVAFFVAKNVRSNVRELEGALRKILAYSRFNQKEVSIQLAREALRDLLSIQNRQISVENIQKTVADYYKIKVADMYSKKRPASIARPRQIAMYLAKELTQKSLPEIGELFGGRDHTTVLHAVRKIAGERQTNTELNQQLHVLEQTLKG